The following coding sequences are from one Rhodobiaceae bacterium window:
- the cysD gene encoding sulfate adenylyltransferase subunit 2, with translation MRALTHLERLEAESIHIIREVAAACENPVMLYSIGKDSAVMLHLAMKAFYPSKPPFPLLHVDTTWKFREMIEFRNKVAERYGLDLIVHTNQEGVAQGVGPFSHGSQLHTQIMKTDALKQALDKYKFDAAFGGARRDEEKSRAKERIFSFRSEQHRWDPKNQRPELWNLYNTRMHPGESLRVFPISNWTELDIWQYIHKEKIDIVPLYYSAKRPVVERDGQLIMVDDDRMKLADGEEPEMKSVRFRTLGCYPLTGAVESEAATLPEIIQEMLLTTSSERQGRMIDHDAAASMEKKKQEGYF, from the coding sequence ATGCGGGCGCTTACCCACCTCGAACGGCTTGAAGCCGAGAGCATTCACATCATCCGCGAAGTAGCTGCGGCCTGTGAAAATCCAGTGATGCTCTATTCCATCGGCAAAGACTCAGCCGTTATGCTGCATTTGGCCATGAAGGCGTTCTATCCATCGAAGCCGCCATTCCCGCTTTTGCATGTGGATACGACCTGGAAGTTTCGCGAGATGATCGAATTTCGCAACAAGGTGGCTGAGAGATACGGACTAGATCTCATCGTGCATACGAACCAGGAAGGTGTTGCCCAGGGCGTGGGGCCATTCTCGCATGGGTCTCAACTTCACACTCAGATCATGAAGACCGATGCGCTGAAACAAGCGCTCGATAAATACAAGTTTGATGCAGCTTTTGGTGGTGCGCGGCGCGACGAAGAAAAGTCGCGGGCGAAAGAGCGGATATTCTCTTTCCGATCCGAACAGCATCGTTGGGATCCGAAGAACCAGCGGCCAGAGCTCTGGAATCTCTACAATACGCGCATGCATCCCGGTGAAAGCTTACGGGTGTTTCCGATCTCGAACTGGACTGAGCTCGACATCTGGCAATATATCCACAAAGAAAAAATCGACATCGTTCCGCTCTACTATTCCGCCAAACGCCCTGTCGTGGAGCGTGATGGTCAGCTGATCATGGTTGATGATGACCGCATGAAATTGGCGGATGGCGAGGAGCCCGAGATGAAGTCAGTTCGGTTCCGCACGCTTGGGTGTTACCCGCTGACGGGGGCTGTCGAATCTGAAGCCGCCACGCTGCCGGAAATTATTCAAGAAATGTTGCTGACCACATCTTCTGAGCGACAGGGGCGGATGATTGACCATGATGCCGCCGCATCCATGGAGAAGAAGAAGCAGGAGGGTTATTTCTGA